In a single window of the Tetrapisispora phaffii CBS 4417 chromosome 11, complete genome genome:
- the VMA7 gene encoding H(+)-transporting V1 sector ATPase subunit F (similar to Saccharomyces cerevisiae VMA7 (YGR020C); ancestral locus Anc_4.157) translates to MSVDKRTLIAVIGDEDTATGLLLAGIGQITPETQEKNFFVYEENKTTKEDVLEKFQFFTQERDDIAILLINQYVAEKIRADIDSYSNAFPAILEIPSKDHPYDPEKDSVLKRVRRLFGE, encoded by the coding sequence ATGTCCGTTGACAAACGTACTTTGATCGCAGTTATAGGAGACGAAGATACAGCAACTGGCTTGCTGCTAGCTGGGATTGGACAAATCACTCCAGAGACGCAGGAGAAGaacttttttgtttatGAAGAGAACAAGACCACCAAAGAAGATGTCTTGGAGAAGTTCCAATTCTTCACCCAAGAAAGAGATGATATtgctattttattaattaatcaATACGTGGCAGAAAAGATTAGGGCAGACATTGATTCGTATTCAAATGCTTTTCCAGCAATATTGGAAATCCCATCAAAGGACCACCCATATGATCCAGAGAAGGACTCAGTCTTGAAGAGAGTCAGAAGGTTATTTGGTGAGTGA
- the UGA1 gene encoding 4-aminobutyrate transaminase (similar to Saccharomyces cerevisiae UGA1 (YGR019W); ancestral locus Anc_4.155), with the protein MTISSEYYPNEPERPILKSIEPSEETINQLNELSKVFDTRAVYFIADYEKSIGNYICDLDGNYYLDLYQQIASIALGYNNPLLIEAAKSQEMIESLVERPAMGNFPSKRLPKQLQNLLRFAPNGQNKIWSGLSGSDANELAFKAAFMYYCGKKRGFKTKYTEDENASVMDNQAPGSPDLAVLSFKNAFHGRLFATASVTCSKPIHKLDLPAFNWPHAPYPVYKYPLEDNQEFNKKVDDECVLNVEEIIKTWYCPVAALIIEPIQSEGGDNHASALFFAVFERITLKYGIVYIIDEVQTGVGATGKMWCHEHAAIEPPPDLVTFSKKFQSAGYFFHDPDFIPNMKYRQFNTWCGDPARFLIANVICEEIVKKDLITHVNEVGDYLMSKLTKLAVVYPNYLQRLRGANRATFIAWDVENNEQRDELLALLKSNGCNVGGCSTKSIRLRPSLTFDIKHADIFIEALEKSLYELSA; encoded by the coding sequence atgACAATATCAAGTGAGTACTATCCCAATGAACCAGAAAGACCTATATTGAAGTCAATCGAACCTTCTGAAGAAACAATTAATCAGTTGAATGAACTATCAAAAGTATTCGATACAAGAGCTGTTTACTTTATTGCTGATTATGAGAAGTCAATTGGTAACTATATTTGCGACCTAGATGGGAACTATTATTTGGATCTTTATCAACAGATTGCGTCAATTGCTTTGGGTTATAATAATCCTTTGTTGATCGAAGCTGCAAAAAGTCAAGAGATGATCGAATCTTTGGTCGAACGTCCTGCAATGGGCAATTTCCCATCAAAAAGATTGCCTAagcaattacaaaatttattaagatTTGCTCCAAATGGTCAAAATAAGATTTGGTCAGGATTATCTGGGTCAGACGCAAATGAACTGGCCTTCAAAGCTGCGTTCATGTATTATTGTGGCAAAAAAAGAGGTTTTAAAACTAAATATACAGAAGACGAAAATGCGAGTGTAATGGACAATCAAGCACCAGGTTCTCCAGATTTAGCtgtattatcatttaaGAACGCATTTCATGGCAGATTATTTGCTACAGCTTCTGTTACTTGTTCGAAACCAATCCATAAATTAGATTTACCGGCTTTTAACTGGCCGCATGCACCATATCCGGTTTATAAATATCCATTGGAAGATAATCAAGagtttaataaaaaagttgATGACGAATGTGTACTGaatgttgaagaaattattaaaacttGGTATTGCCCAGTTGCTGCTTTAATTATTGAACCAATTCAATCAGAAGGTGGAGATAATCATGCTTCTgctttattttttgcaGTCTTTGAGAGAATTACTTTAAAATATGGaattgtttatattatcGATGAAGTCCAAACCGGAGTGGGTGCAACTGGTAAAATGTGGTGCCATGAACATGCCGCTATTGAACCACCCCCTGATTTAGTGACATTCTCTaagaaatttcaaagtGCCGGGTATTTCTTCCATGATCCAGATTTTATCCCAAACATGAAGTATAGGCAATTTAATACATGGTGCGGTGATCCAGCACGATTTTTAATTGCCAACGTAATCTGTGAAGAAATCGTTAAGAAGGACCTGATCACACATGTCAACGAAGTTGGAGACTATTTGATGAGTAAGCTAACTAAATTGGCAGTTGTTTATCCAAACTACTTACAAAGATTAAGAGGTGCAAACAGGGCAACTTTCATTGCCTGGGATGTTGAAAATAACGAACAGCGAGATGAATTGTTGGCGCTTTTAAAAAGCAATGGCTGTAACGTAGGCGGTTGCTCAACAAAATCTATCAGATTGAGGCCATCACTTAcatttgatattaaacATGCGGATATCTTTATTGAAGCTCTTGAAAAATCGCTTTACGAATTGTCTGCTTGA
- the TPHA0K01370 gene encoding uncharacterized protein (similar to Saccharomyces cerevisiae YGR016W; ancestral locus Anc_4.152): MSRLRKINRALLGIGYDNEVGDIPLDIDEQEELINKLEIINYDNNKQYINFLTILNLIICGIYIFLIKKYSNRLIKIIFVLSLQSMLLSLIILRYNIIIKDLPMINKFKFKFNINNNKLNILNIIIIITINWLFYSNYKEISSVADKTNKNTSVLLHIFIFLPSLQYIISNLTIYWIKLLNNDITDLRTLKYKYKSA; the protein is encoded by the coding sequence ATGTCCCGtttaagaaaaattaacagAGCATTACTTGGAATTGGCTATGATAACGAAGTCGGTGATATACCACTTGATATTGACgaacaagaagaattaattaacaaattagaaataataaactatGATAACAATAAGCAATacattaattttttgactatattgaatttaataatatgtggtatttatatatttttgattaagAAATATTCTAACAGACtaattaaaatcatatttGTATTATCATTACAATCAATGTTGTTGtcattgataatattaagatataatataattatcaaAGATTTACCAatgattaataaatttaagtttaaatttaatattaacaataataaattaaacatattgaatattataataataattacaattaattGGTTATTCTACtcaaattataaagaaatatCAAGTGTCGCAGATAagacaaataaaaatactaGTGTATTATtgcatatatttattttcttaCCATCATTGCAATATATTATCTCCAATTTAACCATATATTGgataaaattgttgaataatgatattacTGATTTGAgaacattaaaatataagtaCAAATCTGCATAA
- the EAT1 gene encoding putative hydrolase (similar to Saccharomyces cerevisiae YGR015C; ancestral locus Anc_4.151), with amino-acid sequence MLIARRSFTIFHSLKQKLPVKDIVKLSFAKVSPTSNVNSSNNETTQAFVNIHGLLGNRLIFNSISKTLANTFNADVYSIDLRNHGQSERAFPYDNLTLSNDVCSFVEKHIGLKKPVNLIGFSAGGKVAMLTALNKNLKFNLNKMIIIDISPNYTDELVQILIDNYNLIMQILNKEILIEKNSKNWKQKVTKLFNDIKSSDPSTSLYFSSGFTHYAKNNEVDHENNYIEYNIPLESMPGIVQSAKDWPILTQNPNLNETSSVPTCFFKALKSPIMTNDYTSIKNVFPNLSVVEFNCCHNLFLDAPKECLDYIIKYVKTE; translated from the coding sequence ATGCTTATAGCAAGAAGATCGTTCACTATATTTCATTCTTTAAAGCAGAAATTACCTGTAAAGGATATTGTAAAATTATCATTCGCCAAAGTTTCACCAACTAGTAACGTTAATTCTTCAAACAATGAAACTACTCAGGCTTTCGTTAATATCCATGGCTTACTTGGAAATAGATTGATTTTTAACTCAATATCTAAGACGTTGGCAAACACTTTTAATGCAGATgtttattcaattgatttaagAAATCACGGACAATCAGAAAGAGCATTTCCATATGATAACTTAACACTATCAAATGATGTGTGTTCATTTGTGGAGAAGCATATTGGTTTGAAGAAACCAGTCAATTTGATCGGTTTCTCTGCAGGTGGTAAAGTGGCAATGTTGACTgctttaaataaaaatttgaagtttaatttgaataaaatgaTAATCATTGACATTTCACCGAATTATACAGATGAATTGGTACAGATTTTAATCgataattataatttaataatgcaaatattaaataaagaaatcttaattgaaaaaaattcaaaaaattggaaGCAAAAAGTTactaaattatttaacGACATAAAATCATCCGATCCCTCGActtcattatatttcaGTTCAGGCTTCACTCATTATGCgaaaaataatgaagttGATCATGAAAACAACTACATTGAATATAACATACCATTGGAATCTATGCCAGGCATAGTCCAATCAGCTAAAGACTGGCCAATTTTGACTCAAAATCCAAATTTAAACGAAACTTCGAGTGTACCAACTTGTTTCTTTAAAGCATTAAAATCGCCAATTATGACAAATGATTACACTTCTATTAAAAATGTGTTCCCAAATTTAAGTGTCGTAGAATTTAATTGTTGtcataatttatttcttgaTGCTCCAAAAGAATGTTTggattatattattaagtATGTCAAAACtgaataa
- the MSB2 gene encoding Msb2p (similar to Saccharomyces cerevisiae MSB2 (YGR014W); ancestral locus Anc_4.150), producing the protein MWFSLYLLSFIFAVVTANGNAQQIRNSRATNAAVVHSLGNKIYGNGTIPSLFSRSSRSASSMIVIPTESSSLQTIVFGSSSPTGTTLTTLLSSAASELNVISSSTPLVIETSSTQPSPLTSSSQELPATSSIQVLPTTSSTEQLSATSSTEQLSATSLTQELSATSSTQVLSAASSMQELPITSSTQESSTISSMPQLPETSSAQQLPPTSSMQELPITSSTQELPETSSTQESSTISSMPQLPETSSAQQLPPTSSMQELPITSSTQELPATSSTQQLPATSSTQQLPATSSIVATASASSTVPTTIASPPPSDVIPSTIPTETSSKSSISVSSIPPTNITSSSQTETISSVLITDSKSFGVVPSSTTTLSVSNSTTTSLVGTSSNTEASQILPPSSSIARASTTTLSSVYLSSAIPESPESEIIESTITNSGTSTVATTSSAFDTLQTPISSTPKDIPTLVTSSSDITEFSSTTTFFASNTSSNWWVPTRIITESDKTQNSVSSTQTVSTTRIKPKAIAAPTTIPVPSGYTLITIGFKEALNYDFVLDNPVSSAQIFAFLPEALDLPFQFANDSSVSILKLVPYSLSNYNYTVLVAEVYFPSDSIDELSSLIKDSDSPLYTLNTGSRLALVNLIDQNIPLTGLVNLDTSSSSSSSSSSDSSSADDDYDSSSDLEFGTLDTNSKSVSGSVSSMNKSKLTGFIIGIIIGGTLYIASMILFSRYLVMKYKQKNAGNNIISDDNSSISSSEYASEKKFHDLEKNMLRSDIRHSISASLKIANWIDNTDEAAGPNEPSNTRHSSNTRLKGKYVISKPIATQNSLGWNDI; encoded by the coding sequence ATGTGGTTCTCATTATACCTACTGTCGTTTATTTTTGCAGTAGTGACTGCCAATGGGAATGCTCAACAAATCAGAAACTCCAGAGCCACTAACGCTGCGGTGGTACATTCTTTAGGCAATAAGATTTATGGGAACGGCACCATTCCAAGTTTGTTTTCGAGATCTTCGAGATCTGCAAGCTCTATGATTGTCATTCCAACTGAATCCAGTAGTCTCCAAACAATAGTATTTGGATCATCTTCACCAACAGGTACCACTTTAACAACATTGCTGAGTAGTGCAGCATCAGAACTAAATGTGATATCATCATCGACACCACTAGTGATCGAGACATCCTCAACACAGCCATCACCTCTTACATCGTCATCACAAGAATTGCCTGCAACCTCATCAATACAAGTGTTGCCTACCACATCATCGACTGAACAGTTGTCTGCCACGTCATCGACTGAACAGTTGTCTGCCACGTCATTGACACAAGAGTTGTCTGCCACGTCATCGACGCAAGTGTTGTCTGCCGCTTCATCGATGCAAGAGTTGCCTATCACTTCATCAACGCAAGAGTCGTCTACCATTTCATCGATGCCACAGTTGCCTGAAACCTCATCGGCACAACAGTTGCCTCCCACATCATCGATGCAAGAGTTGCCTATCACTTCATCAACGCAAGAGTTGCCTGAAACCTCATCAACGCAAGAGTCGTCTACCATTTCATCGATGCCACAGTTGCCTGAAACCTCATCGGCACAACAGTTGCCTCCCACATCATCGATGCAAGAGTTGCCTATCACTTCATCAACGCAAGAGTTGCCCGCCACTTCATCGACACAACAATTGCCTGCAACGTCATCAACGCAACAATTGCCTGCCACTTCGTCAATAGTAGCAACTGCTAGTGCCTCTTCTACGGTCCCAACTACTATCGCTTCACCACCACCATCAGATGTGATTCCATCAACTATACCCACTGAAACCAGttcaaaatcatcaatCAGCGTTTCTTCAATCCCACCAACTAATATCACATCATCGTCTCAAACTGAAACTATCTCCTCAGTCCTAATAACCGATAGTAAATCTTTTGGAGTTGTTCCTTCAAGTACAACCACACTTTCAGTTTCCAATAGTACCACAACATCATTAGTAGGAACATCATCTAACACTGAGGCATCACAAATTCTGCCACCATCGTCATCCATTGCTAGAGCTTCCACAACTACTTTGAGTTCGGTTTATTTGTCTTCTGCTATCCCTGAATCGCCAGAATCCGAAATTATCGAATcaacaataacaaataGTGGAACTTCAACTGTCGCTACTACATCATCTGCTTTCGATACTTTGCAAACTCCAATATCATCGACACCAAAAGATATACCAACACTGGTTACATCTTCTTCTGATATCACTGAATTTTCATCTACTACCACATTTTTTGCTTCTAACACATCATCAAATTGGTGGGTTCCAACAAGAATAATCACAGAATCAGATAAAACTCAAAATAGTGTAAGTTCTACTCAAACTGTATCTACAACGAGAATTAAACCAAAGGCCATTGCAGCTCCCACCACCATTCCAGTACCATCTGGCTACACTTTAATTACCATCGGTTTTAAAGAAGCATTGAACTATGACTTCGTCCTTGATAACCCTGTTTCTAGTGCACAAATTTTTGCATTTTTACCTGAAGCACTAGATCTCCCTTTCCAGTTTGCAAACGATTCATCTGTCtctattttgaaattagtCCCTTATTCTCTAAGCAATTACAATTATACCGTATTGGTTGCTGAAGTGTATTTCCCATCTGATAGTATCGATGAATTATCTAGTCTAATAAAAGATTCGGACAGTCCACTATACACGTTGAATACAGGCTCAAGATTAGCTTTGgttaatttaattgatcAAAATATTCCTCTCACTGGCTTGGTTAACTTAGATACTTCAAGTTCATCTAGTAGCAGTTCAAGTTCAGACAGTTCATCAGCTGACGATGATTATGATTCATCTAGTGATCTAGAATTTGGCACATTAGATACAAATAGTAAGTCGGTCTCTGGTAGCGTATCTTCAATGAATAAAAGTAAGTTAACTGGATTTATTAttggtattattattggTGGTACACTTTATATTGCATCGATGATTCTGTTCTCAAGATATTTAGTCatgaaatataaacaaaaaaatgCTGGGAATAACATCATCTCAGATGACAATTCTAGTATAAGTAGCAGCGAATATGCCTCCGAAAAGAAGTTCCATGATTTAGAAAAGAACATGTTAAGAAGCGATATAAGGCATTCCATTTCTGCCTCTCTGAAGATTGCCAACTGGATCGATAACACTGATGAAGCAGCTGGTCCTAATGAACCATCTAATACAAGACACAGTTCCAATACTAGGCTTAAAGGTAAGTACGTCATTTCCAAACCAATAGCAACTCAAAATTCTTTAGGATGGAATGATATCTAG
- the SNU71 gene encoding Snu71p (similar to Saccharomyces cerevisiae SNU71 (YGR013W); ancestral locus Anc_4.149), which translates to MSDNHLVYVSPQLYLNSKDKWKLSEQDFNFSLEYVDSSAYLPILKADLPKFVESLDGKKTSKFKKTSIRQNSLTQGKNLVSSPENSTGSTIQPNETTSKKIHEQLYISLQDFAVDNNRDQSFLVAIVNVPMKLSNTFIEQFLIYISGEKIKNWTSCSSVDSQTLYVKFKDMSSKELFEIISFWNIALKKLSQKITSFNWELHYDASLKKSVEENRKEPDDSIHYIVPLDDVSEYYITLLNTENSKRLDNKVNVGATASAGPEEEYRIDMQLLGDLPANELGQLCKDILNFRTKAFIDERTKITKQNEEDNKRNRQKMDRIVEQIKKSCNVAGADEDMGDSEESEEEEETEETDEAILKRQESLSNEELDRKYTSLLTVLKRDIEPKIEQLKKHIGQNTNYTADLFKNRDLYLKELSRLTSDPYYNYSFNRVSRKIEQEFDVQDRAAHPHAVLDIFNKYTQPKPESEESETPTTGIKKTVKTSNGETTTGSNIKGTDTKIKINLALKNKIDKYDNDKLEEAVEMSSSATESDEEVAKIRRVKNILPFDEETMELRIKKLRESKIVDELVNEYLGVYENELVEYILDNISVHKNKELLLKDLRETFDSDANTIVETIWSSEILKH; encoded by the coding sequence ATGTCAGATAACCATCTAGTTTATGTGTCCCCTCAGCTTTATCTGAACTCAAAAGACAAATGGAAGTTATCAGAAcaagattttaattttagtttGGAATATGTGGATAGTTCAGCGTATTTACCTATACTAAAAGCTGATTTACCTAAGTTTGTGGAATCTCTGGATGGCAAGAAGACAAGCAAGTTCAAAAAGACAAGTATAAGGCAAAACAGTCTTACTCAAGGTAAAAATCTGGTTTCAAGCCCAGAAAATTCAACAGGTAGCACAATTCAACCTAACGAGACGACCTCCAAAAAAATTCATGAgcaattatatatatcactTCAGGATTTCGCTGTCGATAACAATAGGGATCAATCATTCCTAGTTGCAATTGTAAATGTACCGATGAAACTATCAAATACATTTATAGAACAGTTTCTGATATACATCAGTGGtgaaaaaatcaaaaattggaCAAGCTGTAGTTCAGTGGATAGCCAAACTTTATAtgttaaatttaaagatatgTCATCTAAGGAACTCTTTGAAATCATATCATTTTGGAACATTGCATTAAAGAAGTTATCTCAAAAAATTACATCGTTCAACTGGGAGTTACACTACGATGCAAGTTTGAAAAAATCAGTGGAGGAAAACAGAAAAGAACCCGACGACAGCATACATTATATAGTGCCACTAGATGATGTTTCTGAGTACTACATCACTCTTTTGAATACTGAGAACTCCAAAAGGTTAGATAACAAGGTTAATGTTGGCGCTACGGCTAGCGCAGGTCCAGAAGAAGAGTACAGAATTGACATGCAATTACTTGGAGATTTGCCGGCAAATGAGTTGGGCCAGTTGTGCAAggatattttgaatttcagAACGAAAGCATTTATTGATGAGAGAACCAAAATCACAAAGCAAAACGAAGAAGATAACAAGAGAAACCGCCAAAAGATGGACAGAATAGTGGAACAAATAAAGAAATCTTGTAATGTGGCAGGTGCAGATGAGGATATGGGAGATTCAGAAGAGTcagaggaagaagaagaaacgGAAGAAACAGATGAGgcaattttgaaaagacAAGAGTCATTATCGAACGAAGAATTGGATAGAAAGTATACCAGTCTGTTAACCGTGTTAAAGCGAGACATCGAGCCCAAAATCgaacaattgaagaaacaTATAGGCCAAAACACGAATTATACTGCCGATCTATTTAAGAACAGAGACCtatatttaaaggaatTGTCTCGTCTCACTTCCGACCcatattacaattacaGTTTCAATAGAGTGAGCAGAAAAATAGAACAAGAGTTTGATGTGCAAGACCGTGCTGCGCATCCGCACGCAGTTCTCGATATCTTTAACAAATACACGCAACCAAAGCCGGAATCAGAAGAAAGTGAAACTCCAACGACCGGCATAAAGAAGACGGTCAAAACGAGTAATGGAGAAACCACCACGGGGAGCAATATCAAAGGCACAGATAcgaaaatcaaaatcaactTAGCACTCAAGAATAAAATCGATAAATACGATAATGACAAGCTCGAGGAAGCTGTTGAGATGAGTTCCAGTGCTACTGAGTCGGATGAAGAGGTCGCGAAGATCCGCAGGGTGAAGAATATCTTGCCGTTTGATGAAGAAACCATGGAGTTGAGAATCAAAAAGTTACGTGAGAGCAAGATTGTGGACGAACTCGTGAACGAGTACCTGGGCGTATACGAAAACGAGTTAGTTGAGTATATACTAGACAATATATCTGTGCATAAAAACAAAGAGTTGCTGTTGAAGGACTTAAGGGAGACATTCGACAGCGATGCCAATACCATAGTGGAAACCATATGGTCGAGTGAAATACTAAAACACTAG
- the TPHA0K01410 gene encoding uncharacterized protein has translation MTVLIQTSSAAMSSNWDNRSYDNNSDNSSSNNYSKLELSQYIDNLTNNRCGSNLEAIQSRSAFNNNIVLTNSSDASSVTNSWSARFKNMFEKNINVDDSYDSFDSSLYTDKSSITKPSPWFTRLFDKRSGKEQSQNSSHQTESFHATVLPESICNRKYEETPKSKIVEVEYTRYSQGKVEKTASTVNGSLRNTRSKNWFKTVFKGKSEASEVSEYPGLVQPEPEVLENTYSDDSIYESEKLEYLPIKIDIVDVGSLSVGDCLTPINDGNHNIPSPPWDYRHEYKKLDDDYRKNSGENYDYNNEHVETSTVYSSYYSSNNVQELEAELSGRQASIDTCLFQEQPILTTVSETHSYPVVSKHISGFCDDSVYESRVKNDSSERKAGSHRDYTNCINPYTPILRARIREEKIALLNNKSKINDNAFTEPEHMRIFQKDTYDEEYCEPKGAFSRHSSGSDILESEQTKKQTTTLVDVQEKQVLDPVQPVNSENLNNKKSKNKNREVENRATTNYCCPKCCYCDESEVDMSYYYRNIEPITIHERFIQIIKRTKYNFRKFIKRNNKKEWILYQLQKTTDEVLDNGLLVCELIGDMLTDVIEKVEPFPKLLQCAVGHVCMKLAH, from the coding sequence ATGACAGTTCTTATTCAAACTTCAAGTGCTGCTATGTCATCAAACTGGGATAATCGTTCCTATGACAACAACTCCGATAactcttcttcaaataattacTCAAAGTTGGAGTTATCccaatatattgataatctTACTAACAATCGTTGTGGTTCAAACCTAGAAGCTATACAATCTAGAAGTgcattcaataataatattgtctTAACGAACAGCTCCGACGCTTCGAGCGTCACAAATTCATGGAGCGCCAGgtttaaaaatatgttcgaaaaaaatattaacgTGGACGATAGCTATGATAGCTTTGATAGTTCGCTATATACGGATAAATCTTCCATAACAAAGCCATCTCCATGGTTCACTAGACTATTTGATAAGAGAAGTGGAAAGGAACAGTCTCAGAATTCTTCTCACCAAACAGAATCTTTCCACGCCACTGTACTTCCTGAGTCAATTTGTAACAGAAAATACGAAGAAACTCCTAAATCTAAAATTGTTGAAGTAGAATACACAAGATATAGCCAGGGTAAAGTCGAGAAAACAGCAAGCACAGTAAATGGTTCGTTGAGAAATACTAGATCCAAAAACTGGTTCAAAACTGTCTTTAAAGGTAAGAGCGAGGCATCTGAAGTGTCGGAATATCCAGGCCTAGTGCAACCCGAGCCTGAAGTTTTAGAAAACACATACAGTGATGATTCAATATATGAatctgaaaaattagaatatCTTCCTATAAAAATTGACATTGTTGACGTTGGTTCTTTATCCGTCGGTGACTGTCTAACACCTATAAACGACGGAAATCACAACATTCCGTCACCTCCTTGGGACTATAGACATGAGTATAAAAAACTCGATGATGATTATAGGAAAAATAGTGGTGAGAATTACGACTACAATAATGAGCATGTGGAAACTAGTACTGTTTATAGTAGTTACTATTCGAGTAATAATGTTCAAGAATTAGAAGCAGAACTTAGTGGCAGACAAGCATCAATTGATACATGTCTATTCCAAGAGCAACCAATACTAACTACAGTCAGCGAAACTCACTCGTACCCAGTTGTGTCTAAACATATTTCAGGGTTCTGTGACGACTCCGTATATGAGAGTCGAGTAAAAAATGACAGCTCAGAAAGAAAAGCTGGAAGCCATCGTGACTATACAAACTGTATAAATCCATATACACCCATATTAAGAGCCAGAATAAGAGAGGAAAAAATCGCATTACTTAATAACAAGAGTAAAATCAACGATAATGCATTCACTGAACCAGAACACATgagaatttttcaaaaagatacttatgatgaagaatattGTGAACCTAAAGGAGCGTTTAGTAGACATTCATCTGGTAGTGATATCCTTGAGTCAGAGCAAACGAAGAAACAAACAACTACTTTAGTAGATGTTCAAGAAAAACAGGTATTGGATCCAGTTCAACCTGTTAATTCAGAAAACTTAAATAACAAGAAgtctaaaaataaaaatcgTGAAGTGGAAAACAGAGCTACCACTAATTATTGCTGCCCAAAATGCTGCTATTGTGATGAGTCTGAAGTGGATATGTCATATTACTATAGAAATATAGAACCTATAACTATACATGAAagatttattcaaataattaaaagaacaaaatataattttagaaaattcattaaaagaaataacaaaaaagaGTGGATATTATATCAACTCCAAAAAACAACCGATGAGGTTTTAGATAACGGTTTATTAGTATGCGAATTAATTGGTGATATGTTAACAGACGTTATAGAAAAGGTGGAACCATTTCCAAAGTTGCTTCAATGTGCTGTTGGCCATGTATGTATGAAGCTAGCACATTAA
- the STF2 gene encoding ATPase-stabilizing factor family protein (similar to Saccharomyces cerevisiae STF2 (YGR008C) and TMA10 (YLR327C); ancestral locus Anc_4.146) → MTRTNKWTVHESKADSKFFTKVGNYGEAPNHVKKNGNGKGNWGKPGDEINDLIDSGEMQPLYNKQRRGSNTQNNERKIKDIQDFSE, encoded by the coding sequence ATGACTAGAACTAACAAATGGACCGTTCATGAATCTAAAGCTGACTCTAAGTTCTTCACTAAGGTGGGCAACTACGGTGAAGCTCCAAACCATGTCAAGAAGAATGGTAATGGTAAAGGTAACTGGGGTAAACCAGGTGACGAGATCAATGATCTAATAGATAGTGGCGAGATGCAACCTCTTTACAATAAACAAAGAAGAGGCTCTAACACTCAAAACAATGAAAGAAAGATTAAGGATATTCAAGATTTTAGTGAATAA